The following coding sequences are from one Streptomyces sp. NBC_01485 window:
- a CDS encoding DUF7919 family protein, translating to MAHFEDLSRYSYSESSEPMFNVGWLSRGYEFNVGEVPEGLVDSLLELARNPSNVHRGMHFCELCPSFVEARKNVRFDDVFVGSGEMRVRGEGGAVYVAPIMIVHYVADHGYRPPTEFVESVLRVS from the coding sequence ATGGCGCACTTCGAAGACTTGAGCAGGTACAGCTACTCGGAATCCAGTGAACCCATGTTCAATGTGGGATGGCTTTCCCGGGGATATGAATTCAATGTCGGAGAAGTTCCCGAAGGTCTCGTAGATTCCCTTCTTGAACTGGCTCGGAATCCCTCGAATGTGCATCGAGGAATGCATTTCTGTGAACTCTGCCCATCTTTTGTGGAGGCGCGGAAGAATGTCAGGTTCGATGATGTGTTCGTCGGTAGCGGAGAGATGCGTGTCCGAGGTGAAGGAGGGGCTGTTTACGTGGCTCCGATCATGATCGTGCATTATGTCGCAGATCATGGATACAGGCCCCCGACAGAATTCGTCGAGTCGGTGCTCCGAGTCTCCTGA
- a CDS encoding putative adhesin has product MGGLRRTRLWVVAVTASALVATGLGAAPAVWATERHGHSTADVPDVRNGTAVPFKARKFAKKNQADAAAARTAAAVAKPTAWPVASAATLPVAGKTALAKATSVGKLPVKVSAPATGVAPAKVSVKVAAHQTATALGINGTVLSVARADGRKGTAGTRLTLDYSGFANAYGGDYVSRLTLVRLPACALTTPAVKKCRTTTPVATTNDVAHHTLTTTAPVTSSAVTAFAATAAAATSGAGSYQATSLNPSAAWNAGGSSGDFTWSYPLSVPPSNGGPAPNLSITYDSQSVDGRLPSTNNQPSWVGEGFDLSTSYIERSYDSCDDDGQKDKNDECWANDNATLVLGGKSSPLIKDKTSGDWHPKTDDGERVVRSTGATNGDNDGEYWTVTTQDGTQYVFGKNRLPGWTTGAAVTNSAYTAPVFGDDSGEPGYDQGTAFSGRALTQAWRWNLDYVVDPHGNAMSYWYTKETNYYAKNGTTTANGTVYDRGGYLSRIDYGITASTVFGTAPERVTFTTAERCLVTSTETCSSPTSTTAAHWPDVPFDQICASGKVCKATGPTFFSRRRLTGVTTSIWDASLSTPAYRDADSWALAQSFPDPGDGTSAGLWLKSITRTGKDGATTAMPPVTFDGIQLFNRVDTTHDDIAALVKWRVRKITSETGSVLTVNYSDPQCVAGTAMPSAPDSDTLRCFPTYWQPPFTADPQLDWFHKYVITQVTESDPTGGAPLKETDYTYNGSPAWHYDSDNVTAPAKRKTWSLWRGYGSVTSTSGDAQSTRTKTVSTYFRGMDGDKQSDGTTRTAKVTDSTGTSVTDADPLAGTVRESIAYNGSAEVSGTITDPWIHQTGTDGTRASDYTRAQTVHDRTDLSSGGTRDTAVTTTYDDTTGAALTVDDSGDAAVTGDEQCTRTTLANNTSAWLMAFPTRVETVDVACGATTDRPDAVVSDVRTLYDSQAYGTAPTLGDETSTQRLSSYSGGTPAYQTVSTSHYDSQGRVDSVKDTNAAVVSTTKYTPTTGGPLTGTVTTDAKGYATTTNFDPARGTATSVIDPNSKRTDYAYDGLGRVTGLWLANRSKSSNQSASLVYTYAVSNTAASVVSTGKLNNDGTTYDTTYALYDALLRPRQTQTPAPGGGRVVAEAKYDSRGLAVEADADYTDTSNPSGTLVTITSAVPAQTLTTYDGAGRPTAADFYANGAKRWTTSTSYGGDRTTVTPPHGGIATTTVTDTLGRTTETRQYDNGTPSGSYTSIKYAYDAKSRLKSAVDDDGNTWSYGYDLMGRRTSATDPDAGTTTTAYNELDQVASTTTAVGTAEAKTLSYSYDVLGRQTDMYDGTTKDTTHELARWTYDSLAKGQPTSAIRYVGGSSGQAYISQVGAYDSLYRPTLTRVTIPSVTGEEALAGSYSSTIGYNLDGTVQVTSDPAAGGLPSESLTYGYNDLSMPTTLKGATGYVQATNYTKLSDIGQVTLGVSSSDSAKWLQITNTYEDGTHRLKRELVTDDAQTAPVQDTAYTYDDYGNPTKVATHADATDDVQCYRYDGHDRLAEAWTATDGCSADPSAAVLGGPAPYWQSFAYDDLGNRRTQVNHATTPGGNDSTTSFVYPTPGTGQAHTLGSSTTVTAGTTTTNSYTYDASGNTHTRTLNGKTQTLDWDDEGHLSKVTNADGTSASYLYDAGGNRLLSRDASGTTLYLGDTEVHLAKGTTSTTGTRYYSWAGQTIAVRSSSGSLQWQVTDAHDTAETAVDATTQAITRRRLDPFGNARGTQPTSAAWLGDKGFVAGVQDTTTGLTHLGAREYDPTIGRFVSDDPILELTDAQQIDGYTYAADNPVRGSDPSGLQMPADQGCAGSGCAQSEQKSTLVDTGSVNDSGTHHSGGGGSHHSGGGSRHSCGWSFSCHVSSLAHKAYHSVQQHPVIAAVVATAVVVGVVACVVATAGGCGAVLAAGAEGFTAGAEAGSLSGALVGASVGVAAEGGAVIAGAAGIAGAGAAAVAEGAKTAAKEESASSTGAVAAGARAEAAARGSSPRVGKGVGAPHARSVTQTGRSDKSTVITGHGYYVLGGGDVTVPSGTWVKFYVEDGKKLKDSVGLSVETGATIPPVETMGPGTSIPNYTVETPDGLNISSRSISVSAPTGLGDILQPNMGACHVVICREHVNPNW; this is encoded by the coding sequence ATGGGTGGGCTACGGCGGACACGGCTGTGGGTCGTCGCTGTCACAGCGAGTGCCCTGGTGGCCACGGGGCTGGGCGCGGCCCCGGCCGTGTGGGCGACCGAGCGGCACGGGCACAGCACGGCCGACGTGCCCGACGTCAGGAACGGCACAGCTGTGCCGTTCAAGGCCAGGAAGTTCGCGAAGAAGAACCAGGCCGATGCCGCTGCCGCCCGTACGGCCGCGGCGGTGGCGAAGCCGACCGCCTGGCCCGTCGCGTCCGCCGCCACCCTCCCTGTGGCGGGCAAGACCGCTCTCGCCAAGGCCACTTCGGTCGGAAAGCTGCCGGTCAAGGTGAGCGCCCCGGCCACCGGCGTGGCCCCGGCCAAGGTGTCGGTCAAGGTGGCCGCGCACCAGACCGCGACGGCGCTCGGAATCAACGGCACCGTGCTGTCCGTGGCCCGCGCCGACGGCCGCAAGGGCACGGCCGGCACCCGGCTGACCCTGGACTACTCCGGCTTCGCGAACGCCTACGGCGGCGACTACGTCTCCCGGCTCACCCTGGTCCGCCTCCCGGCCTGCGCGCTCACCACCCCGGCCGTGAAGAAGTGCCGGACCACGACACCGGTCGCCACGACGAACGACGTCGCGCACCACACCCTGACCACGACCGCCCCCGTGACCTCCTCCGCCGTCACGGCCTTCGCCGCGACCGCCGCGGCCGCCACCTCGGGCGCAGGCTCCTACCAGGCGACATCGCTCAACCCGTCCGCCGCCTGGAACGCGGGCGGCTCCAGCGGTGACTTCACCTGGTCGTACCCGCTGTCCGTGCCCCCGTCCAACGGTGGCCCGGCGCCGAACCTGTCGATCACCTACGACTCGCAGAGCGTCGACGGTCGGCTGCCGTCCACCAACAACCAGCCGTCCTGGGTCGGCGAGGGATTCGACCTCTCGACGTCCTACATCGAGCGTTCCTACGACTCCTGCGACGACGACGGGCAGAAGGACAAGAACGACGAGTGCTGGGCGAACGACAACGCCACCCTCGTCCTCGGCGGCAAGTCCAGCCCGCTCATCAAGGACAAGACCAGCGGCGACTGGCATCCCAAGACCGACGACGGCGAGCGCGTCGTCCGCTCCACCGGCGCCACGAACGGCGACAACGACGGCGAGTACTGGACCGTCACCACCCAGGACGGCACCCAGTACGTCTTCGGCAAGAACCGCCTCCCCGGCTGGACCACCGGTGCGGCCGTCACCAACTCCGCCTACACCGCACCGGTCTTCGGCGACGACTCCGGCGAACCCGGCTACGACCAGGGCACCGCCTTCTCCGGCCGCGCCCTCACCCAGGCCTGGCGCTGGAACCTGGACTACGTCGTCGACCCGCACGGCAACGCGATGTCGTACTGGTACACCAAGGAGACCAACTACTACGCCAAGAACGGCACCACCACCGCCAACGGCACGGTGTACGACCGCGGCGGCTATCTCAGCCGCATCGACTACGGCATCACCGCCTCCACCGTCTTCGGCACCGCGCCTGAGAGGGTCACCTTCACCACCGCCGAACGCTGCCTGGTGACCAGTACCGAGACCTGCTCCTCGCCCACCTCGACCACGGCCGCCCACTGGCCGGACGTGCCGTTCGACCAGATCTGCGCCTCCGGCAAGGTCTGCAAGGCGACCGGGCCGACGTTCTTCTCCCGCAGGCGCCTCACAGGCGTCACCACCAGCATCTGGGACGCGAGCCTGTCCACCCCGGCCTACCGGGACGCCGACTCCTGGGCGCTCGCGCAGTCCTTCCCTGACCCCGGCGACGGCACCTCCGCCGGACTGTGGCTCAAGTCCATCACCCGTACCGGCAAGGACGGCGCGACAACGGCCATGCCGCCGGTCACCTTCGACGGCATCCAGCTCTTCAACCGGGTCGACACCACGCACGACGACATCGCCGCACTCGTCAAGTGGCGCGTCCGCAAGATCACTTCGGAGACGGGCTCGGTCCTCACGGTCAACTACTCCGACCCGCAGTGCGTCGCCGGAACGGCGATGCCCAGTGCTCCCGACTCGGACACCCTGCGCTGCTTCCCGACGTACTGGCAGCCGCCGTTCACGGCCGATCCCCAACTGGACTGGTTCCACAAGTACGTCATCACCCAGGTCACCGAGTCGGACCCGACCGGCGGGGCCCCGCTGAAGGAGACCGACTACACCTACAACGGCTCCCCGGCCTGGCACTACGACAGCGACAACGTCACCGCTCCCGCCAAACGGAAGACCTGGTCGCTCTGGCGCGGCTACGGCAGCGTCACGTCGACGTCGGGTGACGCGCAGTCCACCCGCACGAAGACCGTCTCGACGTACTTCCGCGGCATGGACGGCGACAAACAGTCCGACGGCACCACGCGCACCGCCAAGGTCACCGACTCGACCGGGACGTCGGTCACCGACGCCGATCCGCTGGCCGGCACGGTCCGCGAGTCCATCGCCTACAACGGCAGTGCCGAGGTCTCGGGCACGATCACCGACCCGTGGATCCACCAGACCGGCACGGACGGCACACGCGCCTCCGACTACACCCGGGCCCAGACCGTCCACGACCGCACCGACCTGTCCTCCGGCGGCACGCGGGACACCGCCGTCACCACGACGTACGACGACACGACCGGCGCGGCGCTCACGGTCGACGACTCGGGCGACGCCGCCGTCACGGGCGACGAGCAGTGCACCCGCACCACCCTCGCGAACAACACCTCCGCCTGGCTGATGGCCTTCCCCACCCGGGTCGAGACGGTCGACGTGGCCTGCGGCGCCACGACCGACCGTCCGGACGCCGTTGTCTCCGACGTCCGCACGCTCTACGACAGCCAGGCCTACGGCACCGCCCCGACGCTCGGCGACGAGACCTCCACCCAGCGGCTGTCCTCCTACAGCGGCGGCACCCCGGCCTACCAGACGGTCTCCACCAGCCACTACGACAGCCAGGGCCGGGTCGACTCGGTCAAGGACACCAACGCGGCGGTCGTCAGCACCACCAAGTACACCCCCACCACGGGCGGTCCGCTGACGGGCACGGTCACGACGGACGCCAAGGGCTACGCGACGACGACGAACTTCGACCCGGCGCGCGGGACCGCGACATCGGTCATCGACCCGAACAGCAAGCGGACGGACTACGCCTACGACGGCCTCGGCCGGGTGACCGGACTGTGGCTGGCCAACAGGTCCAAGTCCTCGAACCAGTCCGCGAGCCTCGTCTACACGTACGCGGTCTCCAACACTGCGGCGTCCGTGGTCTCCACGGGCAAGCTCAACAACGACGGCACGACCTACGACACCACTTACGCCCTGTACGACGCGCTCCTGCGCCCGCGCCAGACGCAGACTCCCGCGCCGGGCGGCGGCCGTGTAGTCGCGGAAGCCAAGTACGACAGCCGAGGCCTGGCAGTGGAGGCCGACGCCGACTACACGGACACGTCCAACCCGTCGGGCACCCTCGTCACCATCACCTCCGCCGTTCCTGCCCAGACCCTCACCACCTACGACGGAGCAGGCCGCCCCACGGCAGCCGACTTCTACGCCAACGGCGCCAAGCGGTGGACGACCTCCACCTCGTACGGCGGCGACCGCACCACGGTCACCCCGCCCCACGGCGGCATAGCCACCACAACCGTGACGGACACCCTCGGCCGTACGACCGAGACCCGGCAGTACGACAACGGCACCCCCTCCGGCTCGTACACGTCGATCAAGTACGCGTACGACGCGAAGAGCCGCCTGAAGTCGGCCGTCGACGACGACGGCAACACCTGGTCCTACGGCTACGACCTGATGGGCCGCAGGACCAGCGCCACGGACCCGGACGCCGGCACGACGACCACCGCGTACAACGAGCTGGACCAGGTCGCCTCCACGACGACCGCGGTGGGCACCGCTGAGGCGAAGACCCTCAGCTACTCCTACGACGTCCTCGGCCGCCAGACCGACATGTACGACGGCACCACCAAGGACACCACCCACGAACTCGCCCGGTGGACGTACGACTCGCTGGCCAAGGGGCAGCCCACGTCGGCGATCCGCTACGTCGGCGGCAGTTCGGGACAGGCGTACATCAGCCAGGTCGGCGCCTACGACTCCCTGTACCGGCCGACCCTGACCAGGGTCACCATCCCCTCGGTCACGGGCGAGGAGGCACTGGCGGGCTCGTACTCGTCGACGATCGGATACAACCTCGACGGCACCGTCCAGGTGACCTCAGACCCGGCGGCCGGCGGACTGCCCTCCGAGTCCCTGACCTACGGCTACAACGACCTGAGCATGCCGACGACCCTGAAGGGCGCGACGGGCTACGTCCAGGCTACGAACTACACCAAGCTCAGCGACATCGGCCAGGTGACGCTGGGGGTGTCCTCGTCCGACAGCGCCAAGTGGCTCCAGATCACGAACACCTACGAGGACGGCACCCACCGCCTCAAGCGCGAACTCGTCACGGACGATGCCCAGACGGCCCCCGTCCAGGACACCGCCTACACCTACGACGACTACGGCAACCCCACCAAGGTCGCCACGCACGCCGACGCCACGGACGACGTCCAGTGCTACCGCTACGACGGCCACGACCGCCTCGCCGAGGCCTGGACCGCGACCGACGGCTGCTCGGCCGACCCGTCGGCGGCCGTCCTCGGCGGCCCGGCCCCGTACTGGCAGAGCTTCGCCTACGACGACCTCGGCAACCGCAGGACGCAGGTCAACCACGCGACCACGCCGGGCGGCAACGACAGCACGACGTCCTTCGTCTACCCGACGCCCGGCACCGGCCAGGCCCACACCCTGGGCTCGTCGACGACTGTCACCGCGGGTACGACGACCACGAACTCGTACACCTACGACGCGTCCGGCAACACCCACACCCGGACGCTCAACGGCAAGACGCAGACGCTCGACTGGGACGACGAGGGCCATCTCTCCAAGGTCACCAACGCGGACGGCACCTCGGCTTCCTACCTGTACGACGCGGGCGGCAACCGGCTGCTCTCCCGGGACGCCTCGGGCACGACGCTCTACCTGGGCGACACCGAGGTCCACCTCGCCAAGGGCACTACGTCGACCACGGGCACGCGGTACTACAGCTGGGCTGGGCAGACGATCGCCGTCCGCAGCAGCTCGGGCAGCCTGCAGTGGCAGGTCACGGACGCCCACGACACGGCCGAGACGGCGGTGGACGCCACCACGCAGGCGATCACGCGCCGCCGCCTGGACCCTTTCGGCAACGCACGCGGCACCCAGCCGACCTCGGCCGCGTGGCTCGGCGACAAGGGCTTCGTCGCCGGCGTCCAGGACACCACCACCGGCCTGACACACCTGGGGGCGCGGGAGTACGACCCGACGATCGGCCGGTTCGTCTCCGACGACCCGATCCTCGAACTCACGGACGCCCAGCAGATCGACGGCTACACCTACGCGGCCGACAACCCGGTCAGGGGCAGCGACCCCTCCGGTCTGCAGATGCCCGCCGACCAAGGCTGTGCCGGCTCAGGCTGTGCACAGAGCGAACAGAAGTCCACGCTGGTCGACACCGGCTCGGTCAACGACAGCGGGACCCATCACAGCGGTGGCGGCGGTTCCCACCACAGTGGTGGCGGCTCGCGTCACAGCTGCGGCTGGTCGTTCTCCTGCCACGTGTCCAGCCTGGCCCACAAGGCCTACCACTCCGTCCAGCAGCACCCGGTGATCGCGGCCGTGGTGGCCACGGCCGTCGTCGTGGGCGTCGTGGCCTGCGTCGTCGCGACAGCGGGCGGCTGCGGAGCCGTACTGGCGGCGGGCGCCGAGGGCTTCACCGCGGGCGCGGAAGCGGGCAGCCTCAGCGGAGCCTTGGTGGGCGCGTCCGTGGGGGTGGCGGCCGAAGGCGGTGCCGTCATCGCGGGGGCGGCGGGCATCGCCGGAGCGGGAGCGGCGGCCGTCGCCGAAGGCGCGAAAACCGCCGCAAAAGAGGAGTCGGCTTCGTCTACCGGAGCCGTGGCCGCGGGTGCGCGTGCGGAGGCGGCCGCTCGAGGGTCAAGCCCGCGCGTGGGTAAAGGGGTCGGGGCACCGCATGCAAGGAGCGTCACTCAGACTGGGCGCTCCGACAAGTCGACCGTTATCACGGGGCACGGTTATTACGTTCTCGGGGGTGGAGATGTGACGGTTCCCAGTGGGACCTGGGTCAAGTTCTACGTCGAAGACGGCAAGAAACTGAAGGACTCCGTAGGGCTTTCCGTCGAAACAGGTGCCACAATTCCTCCTGTCGAAACGATGGGCCCGGGAACGAGTATCCCGAACTACACTGTGGAGACGCCTGACGGTTTGAATATTAGCAGCAGGTCGATCAGTGTATCTGCCCCGACCGGGCTGGGCGATATACTGCAGCCCAATATGGGAGCATGTCACGTGGTGATCTGTCGAGAGCACGTTAATCCGAATTGGTGA